GAAATATCATTATATGCATGTATTTGTATGTATTTTCACTCTATTTTAAATATAGTTATTTTTTTGTCATTTGTCAATACGCTTTCTATTATTTTATATGCATCCCCACTGATGGACATTCCATTATATAGTTTACGATATCGATTCTAAAAAATATGAGTTTGGAGGTTCATAAAACAAAACAAAATAAAACCTCGCCATTGGTGACGAGGCTTTATTTATGGATTTTGTCTTTGCTCTACTTCAAGCCACTCTGTTAGAGAGTTTGCGTGTGCTTTCGTCATATATTCATCGGAATATAGGTACAGAACGCCATTGGATGCTTTGGATTCTTGGATATCCTTATATTCTTCCTTTTTCTTTAATTGCTCTAAAACCCCATCAAATTGCTCCTTTGAAAGATTAAAGGGTCTCAATGTAAATAGTTTTGACGAAGTGGGTCTTGGATAGGTTTTCGATTCCTTTCTTACGGTATCTGCCACCATCTTTAGTAAATCTTTTTCCTCAACCATCACCAGCATATCGGCGTAGTTTTCTGTTACGTATTTGTCTGAAAATAAGTATAAGGAATTTGAGCCTTTTTTGCTATAAATATCTTTGAATTCTTCTCTTTCCTTCAGTTCATCGATGGATGTGATCAGTTCCTCCACTTCCAAGAAAAATGGTTCTTCTAAAAATTCTTCTGCATTACATACTTGTCCTTCGAAGGATTTGTCCCTGATAAACCATCCCATGGATTCGATCTTATCGGCTTCAACGTCAATGATTCCCACCGTGTTTTCTGCACAGTCGATTTCTATTGCTTCAGCTTCTACGCCTTTGTTTTCTACTGTTTCATTTAGAGATTGTTTTTGTTCTGATTCCATACTCATTGTTATCCTCCGTTCTGGTTCTTAATAATTCCTATGATTTTTTAATGGGTATAAAAGTATTACCAACCACAGACATCATAGATTGAATAGAGGATGTGCTGCAGCTGGCATTGGCATACTTTTTATTTAGTTTCTTTTTTATCAAGTACTACATCATCTATGGATATTTCCTTCTTTATTTCGTCCATGTCTCCCTTTACATCATTGGAAAATTTCTTAAACTCACCAATTGATTTTCCTAAGGCTTTACCTAAGTCCGGAAGCTTTCCAGGTCCAAATATTACAAGGGCAATCCCTAATATTAAAACCAATTCTCCTGTACCTATTTTACCAAACATCTCAACGCCACCTTTTCACCTTTTATCATAACAAATAAAACAAGACCAGCCAGCCTAATTATCGGATAAAATCGTCTTCTTGTTAAAAATTTGTTAATTTAACTTTATTATAACAGAGGTTCACATAAATTCAAAGGTTTTTTATAAAAATTTTAATAATAAATATTAATTAGTTTTAATTACAAATTCTTATATTTTGCCACAAGTATTTCTTAACCTATGATACAATTCCTTTTAGAAAACCGACTGTTTACAGAATCTATGTTAATAATTGAAAAATTAAGAAAATTAATATATACTATAGAAGGAAATAGTAATGTATATTATCTGAATATACGTTAAAATACATAAACTTCTACAATAAAACTTTAGGAGGTTGAGTCCATTGGAAAAGGATATCGTAATCATAGGCGGTGGCCCTGGGGGATACGTTGCTGCCATTAGAGGCGCTCAATTGGGTGGAAAAGTGACATTAATCGAAGAAAATGCTTTAGGTGGCACTTGTTTAAACGTAGGCTGTATTCCTACAAAGGCCCTCTGCAAAAATGCAGAGGTCATTTCCACCTTAAAAAATATTGAGGAATTCGGAATTAAAGGCATCGAAAATTATAGTATTGACGTGGAGAAGATTCAAGAGAGAAAACAAAATGTGATCGATCAGCTTGTGGGCGGAATCCATACAGTGCTCAGTGCCTATGGTGTAGAAATTTTAAGGGGAAGAGGAACGATTCTAAATAAGAATCTTGTGAAAGCCACTTTGGTAACGGGAGAAGAACGAGAGATTCCAGCAAAAAATATCATTATCGCCACTGGTGCAAAGCCAACGCTACCACCAATTCCTGGCATCCATTTAAATGGCGTTATGACAAGCAATGAGCTACTAAGCTTTAAGGAAATTCCAAAGCGTCTAGCGATTATCGGCGGCGGTGTTATCGGAATAGAGTTCGCAGGAATCTTCAATGCTCTAGGATCTGAGGTTACTGTATTTGAATTTGCTCCTAGTATTTTAATAAAGTTGGATAAGGATATTTCTAAGAGACTAACCACATCCCTAAAAAAGGATGGCATTAAGATCAATACATC
Above is a genomic segment from Alkaliphilus oremlandii OhILAs containing:
- a CDS encoding YdhW family putative oxidoreductase system protein, encoding MSMESEQKQSLNETVENKGVEAEAIEIDCAENTVGIIDVEADKIESMGWFIRDKSFEGQVCNAEEFLEEPFFLEVEELITSIDELKEREEFKDIYSKKGSNSLYLFSDKYVTENYADMLVMVEEKDLLKMVADTVRKESKTYPRPTSSKLFTLRPFNLSKEQFDGVLEQLKKKEEYKDIQESKASNGVLYLYSDEYMTKAHANSLTEWLEVEQRQNP
- a CDS encoding twin-arginine translocase TatA/TatE family subunit, whose translation is MFGKIGTGELVLILGIALVIFGPGKLPDLGKALGKSIGEFKKFSNDVKGDMDEIKKEISIDDVVLDKKETK